A stretch of the Persephonella sp. genome encodes the following:
- the soxX gene encoding sulfur oxidation c-type cytochrome SoxX, whose translation MKMGHLFYLIVGSVFLVFSAGKSQAGKVEFEHPDAKQIMMKDIPPGPRIYAVPSNCKLSNPDFIKKMAPKGKKLFNDKKTANCVACHCAPGSVGCGNIGPNLAHYRSTLMKADYLGGQKKTVSWLFQRVADYRVQIPPEYQKEPYYNIMTVNLTTGKLSYDDVCAITAFLLSLE comes from the coding sequence ATGAAAATGGGACATCTTTTCTACCTGATTGTAGGTTCTGTTTTCCTTGTTTTCTCAGCTGGAAAATCCCAAGCAGGTAAAGTTGAGTTTGAACATCCAGATGCAAAACAGATAATGATGAAGGATATTCCACCAGGACCAAGAATTTATGCTGTTCCTTCCAACTGCAAGCTGAGCAACCCAGACTTCATAAAAAAAATGGCACCAAAGGGTAAAAAACTTTTTAACGACAAAAAGACAGCTAACTGTGTTGCCTGTCACTGTGCCCCCGGTTCTGTTGGTTGTGGAAACATAGGTCCTAACCTTGCCCATTACAGAAGTACATTAATGAAGGCTGATTACTTAGGAGGACAGAAAAAGACCGTTTCATGGCTTTTCCAGAGGGTGGCAGATTACAGGGTGCAGATACCACCTGAATATCAGAAAGAGCCTTACTACAACATAATGACTGTAAACCTTACAACAGGGAAACTTTCTTACGACGACGTATGTGCTATAACAGCATTTCTTCTTTCTCTGGAGTAG
- a CDS encoding thioredoxin fold domain-containing protein codes for MKKSAFLILFVFGICYGDIRWLDLNKGFGKALKEGKIVMIYVYSPKCHYCREMEAKTFKDKEVQEIVNRYFVPIKVRKCSEDGMFVREEYGYLGTPTFHFVKQNGEKIKSLFGAWPKEDFLKILKYFYSGAYRKKSMTDYFMEEQ; via the coding sequence ATGAAAAAAAGTGCCTTTCTTATTCTTTTTGTTTTTGGTATCTGTTACGGAGATATCAGGTGGCTTGATCTAAACAAAGGGTTTGGTAAAGCCTTAAAAGAAGGAAAGATAGTGATGATATACGTTTATTCCCCAAAATGCCATTACTGTAGGGAGATGGAAGCTAAGACTTTTAAGGACAAAGAGGTACAGGAGATAGTTAATAGATACTTTGTTCCCATAAAGGTGAGAAAATGCAGTGAAGATGGAATGTTTGTTAGAGAAGAATACGGTTATCTTGGAACTCCCACATTCCATTTTGTAAAACAAAACGGTGAAAAGATAAAAAGCCTTTTTGGAGCATGGCCTAAAGAGGATTTTTTAAAAATACTGAAGTATTTCTACTCAGGAGCTTACAGGAAAAAATCAATGACAGATTACTTCATGGAAGAACAATAA